In a genomic window of Flavobacterium sp. KACC 22761:
- a CDS encoding ATP-binding cassette domain-containing protein, translating to MSNLLEVHKVVKQYGDYVALNEVSLNVPKGTIYGLLGPNGAGKTSLIRIINQITLPDSGEIILDGEKLQPKHVQTIGYLPEERGLYSTMKVGEQCLYLAQMKGLSKAEAKKQLDYWFDRLGIQGWWNKKIQELSKGMAQKIQFVVCVLHKPKLLILDEPFSGFDPVNANVIKDEILALKEQGSTIIFSTHRMESVEEMCEHIALIHKSNKLIEGKVADVKRQFRSNSFEVGILTNNVEGLMYDITQKFSVSPASFKSLNDDLKLNIEIGNAAPNELLNVLTQRGQVTHFVEKIPSINDIFIQTVTENKI from the coding sequence ATGAGCAACTTACTAGAAGTACATAAAGTCGTAAAACAATACGGTGATTATGTAGCGCTTAACGAGGTTTCATTAAATGTGCCCAAAGGCACTATTTATGGACTTTTAGGACCAAATGGAGCAGGAAAAACTTCCCTTATCAGAATCATAAATCAAATTACATTGCCAGATAGTGGCGAAATAATTTTGGACGGAGAAAAATTGCAACCCAAACACGTGCAAACTATTGGCTACCTTCCAGAAGAAAGAGGTTTGTACAGCACGATGAAAGTAGGCGAGCAATGTTTGTATTTGGCACAAATGAAAGGCCTTTCTAAAGCTGAAGCCAAAAAACAATTGGATTATTGGTTTGATCGTTTGGGAATTCAAGGTTGGTGGAACAAGAAAATCCAAGAACTTTCTAAAGGAATGGCACAAAAAATTCAGTTTGTTGTTTGTGTTTTGCACAAACCAAAACTGCTTATTTTAGATGAGCCTTTTTCTGGATTTGATCCTGTAAATGCGAATGTTATTAAAGATGAGATTTTGGCACTAAAAGAACAAGGTTCTACTATTATTTTTTCGACTCACAGAATGGAAAGTGTTGAAGAAATGTGTGAGCATATAGCTTTGATTCACAAATCAAACAAATTGATAGAAGGTAAAGTAGCAGACGTAAAACGCCAGTTTAGAAGCAACAGTTTTGAGGTTGGAATTTTGACCAATAATGTTGAAGGTTTGATGTATGACATTACGCAAAAATTTAGCGTTTCACCTGCTAGTTTCAAATCTTTAAATGATGATTTAAAATTAAATATTGAAATTGGAAATGCAGCGCCAAACGAATTATTAAATGTTTTGACACAACGCGGACAAGTAACTCATTTTGTGGAAAAAATTCCAAGTATAAACGATATTTTTATCCAAACGGTTACCGAAAACAAAATTTAA
- the dnaJ gene encoding molecular chaperone DnaJ: MKKDFYEILGISKNADAAEIKKAYRKSALKYHPDKNPGDKEAEENFKLAAEAYEVLSDPQKKAKYDQYGHQAFDGSGGFGGHGGMNMDDIFSQFGDIFGGGFGGFGGGGGGPRRAKGSNLRIKVKLTLEEIANGVEKKVKVKRKVQAKGVTYKTCTTCNGQGQVMRVTNTILGRMQSASTCPTCGGSGQILDKKPSEADAQGMVQEDETVSIKIPAGVVDGMQLKVANKGNDAPGNSIPGDLIVAIEEVEHEFLKREGENVHFDLYISFPEAVLGASKDIEAINGKVRIKLEEGIQSGKILRLKGKGIPSLNGYGSGDLLVHVNVWTPKTLNKEQKQFFENALNDEHFAPSPEKSEKSFFEKVKDMFS, from the coding sequence ATGAAAAAAGATTTTTACGAAATACTAGGCATTTCAAAAAATGCTGATGCTGCCGAAATTAAAAAAGCGTATAGAAAAAGTGCGTTAAAATACCACCCTGATAAAAATCCAGGCGACAAAGAGGCAGAAGAAAACTTCAAATTGGCGGCAGAAGCTTATGAAGTTTTAAGTGATCCACAGAAAAAAGCGAAATACGATCAATATGGACATCAAGCATTTGATGGTTCTGGCGGATTTGGCGGTCACGGTGGCATGAATATGGATGACATTTTCAGCCAATTTGGCGATATTTTTGGTGGCGGATTTGGTGGTTTCGGAGGCGGAGGCGGTGGCCCTCGTCGTGCAAAAGGAAGCAATCTTCGAATTAAAGTAAAATTGACTTTAGAAGAAATTGCAAATGGAGTTGAGAAGAAAGTAAAAGTAAAACGTAAAGTTCAGGCAAAAGGCGTTACATATAAAACTTGTACAACTTGTAACGGTCAAGGTCAAGTAATGCGCGTAACCAATACTATTTTAGGAAGAATGCAATCTGCATCAACTTGTCCTACTTGTGGTGGTTCTGGCCAGATTTTAGATAAAAAACCTTCTGAAGCAGATGCTCAAGGAATGGTTCAAGAAGACGAAACAGTATCAATCAAAATTCCTGCAGGAGTTGTTGACGGAATGCAGTTGAAAGTTGCCAATAAAGGTAACGATGCACCAGGAAACAGTATTCCAGGAGATTTAATTGTAGCGATTGAGGAGGTTGAACATGAATTCTTGAAGCGTGAAGGCGAAAATGTTCACTTCGATTTATACATCAGTTTTCCTGAAGCAGTTTTGGGAGCTTCTAAAGATATCGAAGCAATCAACGGAAAAGTGCGTATTAAGTTAGAAGAAGGAATTCAATCTGGAAAAATCTTGAGATTAAAAGGAAAAGGAATTCCAAGTTTGAATGGTTACGGAAGCGGAGATTTGCTAGTTCACGTAAACGTTTGGACGCCAAAAACATTAAATAAAGAGCAAAAACAATTTTTTGAAAATGCTTTAAACGACGAGCACTTCGCTCCAAGTCCAGAGAAATCAGAGAAATCATTTTTTGAGAAAGTAAAAGATATGTTTTCATAA
- a CDS encoding nucleotide exchange factor GrpE, with the protein MKFKNIFKNKSNMTTENTEFDQELDDVTLENNANGEQLIVEELSVEEQLAKDLAHEKDKFLRLFAEFENYKKRTSKERLELFKTANQEVLLAMLPVLDDFDRATVEINKSDDENLKKGVELIHDKLKNTLVSKGLEQVEIQAGDAFNADIAEAITQIPAPSDKLKGKIVDVIEKGYKLGDKIIRFPKVVVGN; encoded by the coding sequence ATGAAGTTTAAGAATATTTTTAAAAATAAAAGTAATATGACTACGGAAAATACAGAATTCGATCAGGAATTAGACGATGTAACGTTAGAGAACAATGCCAACGGAGAGCAGTTAATTGTTGAAGAATTAAGTGTTGAGGAGCAATTAGCTAAAGACTTGGCTCACGAAAAAGATAAGTTTTTGAGATTATTTGCTGAATTTGAAAATTACAAAAAAAGAACTTCAAAAGAGCGTCTTGAATTGTTTAAAACAGCTAACCAAGAGGTTTTATTGGCAATGCTTCCAGTTTTAGATGATTTTGACAGAGCGACAGTAGAAATCAACAAGTCAGATGATGAAAATTTGAAAAAAGGTGTTGAGTTGATTCACGATAAACTTAAAAATACTTTAGTTTCTAAAGGTCTAGAGCAAGTTGAAATTCAAGCAGGTGATGCTTTCAATGCTGATATTGCTGAAGCAATTACCCAAATTCCAGCTCCGTCTGACAAATTAAAAGGGAAAATTGTTGATGTTATTGAAAAAGGATACAAATTAGGAGACAAAATTATTCGTTTCCCTAAAGTTGTGGTAGGAAACTAA
- the hisS gene encoding histidine--tRNA ligase has protein sequence MASKPSIPKGTRDFSPAEVSKRQYIIQTIKANFEKFGFQPIETPSFENSDTLMGKYGEEGDRLIFKILNSGNFFYNKSKIELPESIEELQLNSAEKISLEQRIELNKFTGKISEKALRYDLTVPFARYVVQHQSEIEFPFKRYQIQPVWRADNPQKGRFREFFQCDADVVGSKSLWQEVELVQLYDTVFTALGLEGVTIKINNRKILSGIAEVIGASDKLIDFTVALDKLDKIGEDGVKKEMIEKGISEEALVKVQPLFSFSGTFADKIAQLSDLLSSSEEGMKGVEELKFICDNVADLGLSTATLDLDVTLARGLNYYTGAIFEVAAPKTVAMGSIGGGGRYDDLTGIFGLQNMSGVGISFGLDRIYLVLEELQLFPETVSATSKALFINYGDKEALYASKAIQKLRKENIKVELYPDNVKVGKQFQYADKRLIPFAVIAGDQEIASNTFALKNLVTGEQVSVDFDGLKNALL, from the coding sequence ATGGCTTCAAAACCAAGCATTCCAAAAGGAACCAGAGATTTTTCACCTGCTGAGGTGTCAAAACGTCAATATATTATTCAGACTATAAAAGCAAATTTCGAAAAATTTGGTTTTCAGCCAATCGAAACGCCTTCGTTTGAAAATTCAGATACTTTGATGGGAAAATATGGCGAAGAAGGAGATCGTCTGATTTTTAAAATTTTAAATTCGGGTAACTTTTTTTACAACAAAAGTAAAATTGAATTGCCAGAATCAATCGAAGAATTGCAACTTAATTCTGCTGAAAAAATCAGTTTAGAACAAAGAATTGAATTAAATAAATTCACAGGAAAAATTTCTGAAAAAGCATTGCGTTACGACTTGACAGTTCCGTTTGCAAGATATGTAGTGCAACACCAAAGTGAAATTGAATTTCCTTTTAAAAGATACCAGATTCAGCCCGTTTGGAGAGCAGATAATCCGCAAAAAGGCCGTTTTAGAGAATTTTTTCAATGTGATGCCGATGTTGTAGGTTCAAAATCCCTTTGGCAGGAAGTTGAATTGGTTCAATTATACGATACTGTTTTTACGGCTTTAGGTTTAGAAGGCGTTACAATTAAAATCAATAATAGAAAAATTTTATCTGGAATTGCTGAGGTAATTGGCGCTTCAGATAAATTAATTGACTTTACAGTTGCGCTGGATAAATTGGACAAAATTGGAGAAGATGGTGTAAAGAAAGAAATGATTGAAAAAGGAATTTCTGAAGAAGCTTTGGTAAAAGTACAGCCGCTTTTTAGTTTCTCAGGAACTTTTGCAGACAAAATTGCGCAACTTTCGGACTTATTGTCTTCTTCTGAAGAAGGAATGAAAGGTGTTGAAGAATTAAAGTTTATATGTGACAATGTTGCCGATTTAGGTTTGTCAACAGCAACTTTAGATTTGGATGTAACATTAGCACGTGGTTTAAATTATTACACGGGAGCTATTTTTGAAGTTGCAGCGCCAAAAACAGTTGCTATGGGGTCTATCGGTGGAGGCGGAAGATATGACGATTTAACTGGTATTTTTGGTTTGCAAAATATGAGTGGTGTCGGAATTTCTTTTGGTTTGGATAGGATTTATTTGGTTTTAGAAGAATTGCAATTATTCCCAGAAACGGTTTCGGCAACATCAAAAGCATTGTTTATCAATTATGGTGATAAAGAAGCTTTGTATGCTTCAAAAGCGATTCAGAAATTAAGAAAAGAAAATATAAAAGTAGAATTGTATCCTGATAATGTAAAAGTTGGAAAACAATTTCAATATGCAGATAAGCGTTTGATTCCGTTTGCAGTAATTGCTGGTGATCAGGAAATTGCATCGAATACTTTTGCGCTTAAAAATTTAGTGACAGGAGAACAGGTTTCTGTTGATTTTGATGGATTAAAGAATGCGTTGCTTTAA